The stretch of DNA CCGATGGCGACACCGGGGGCCACGCCGATGCCCTCGACCCGGAGTTCGGGACGGGGCTCAGGGGCGGGGGCAGAAGGATCGTGGGACAAACGACTGGGGAGGTGGCCTGGGACGGGACGGGTGTCGGGAGTGTCGTGCGGGCGGACAGGCCCGGCACGCCCCGCTACATCGCTTCGCCGAAGCCCCGCTCGAAGAGCGCCTCGAGCGCGTCGGCAGCCTCGGCCTCGTCGGCGCCCTCGAACAGCAGATCGAGCGTGGCGCCCTGCTCGGCGGCCAGCGTCATCACGCCGATGATGCTCTTGCCGTTGATCTCGTAGCCGTCCTTGCGGATGAAGAACTCTGCCTCGAAGCGGGACGCCTCGCGGACGATCATCGACGCCGGGCGCGTGTGGACGCCGGCTTTGTTGCGGACCGTGACCTCGCGAGTAAGCATGGGAGGAGGGCTAGAGGGTTCGGGAGGCGAGGCCGAGGGCCAGCGTGCGGAGGGCGTCGGAGGCGGGACCGGCGGGCAGCACGTCCAGCCCGGCCCGCCCCACCTCGGTGTAGTGGTCGACGGCCTCGGCAGCGGCGTCGAGCACGCCGAGGGCGTCGAGGCGGTCGCGAACGGCGGGGACGCGGACGGGGTCGAGACCGCCCTCGAACACCTCGGCGAGCCAGTCTGCGTCGGCCGACTCCGCGCAGGCGCGGGCCGTGAGGAGGAGGAACGTACGCTTGCCCTCGACGAGGTCGCCGCCGATGGGCTTGCCCCAGGTGTCGGGATCGGCGGTGAGATCCAGGAGGTCATCCTGAATCTGGAAGGCGCGGCCGAGAGCGAGTCCGGCGCGGCGCAGCGCGTCCACCTCGGCGTCGGAGGCGCCGCCGATGACGGCGCCCAGTTCGAGGGCGTGCTCCAGCAGCGCGCCCGTCTTGCGGTCGATCATGCCCAGGTACTCGTCCACCGTCACGTCGTCGCGCGTCTCGAAGCCCATGTCGAGCGTCTGCCCCTCGCACAGGAGCCCGACCATCCGGTAGTGCGCCTCAGCCAGTCGGCGGGCGTCGGCTCCGTCGGTGCCGACCACGAGGCGGGCGGCGAGGCCCATCATCAGGTCCCCGGCGAGGATCGCCGTCGGCTCGTCCCAGCGAACATGAACGGTGTCTCTCCCCCGACGCGTGTCGGAGTGGTCCATGATGTCGTCGTGGACGAGGGTGAAGTTGTGGAACACCTCCACGCCCAGCGCGGCAGGCATCGCGCGTCTGCGGGCCGCGTCGCCGCCGAAGGCCTCGGCGGCGAGCAACACGAGCACGGGCCGAATGCGCTTGCCGCCGCCCGCCAGCACGTAGCGGACCGGCGCGTAGAGCCCCTCGGGCTCGCTCGGCAGATCGAGTCCCGCGAGGGCATCGTTGACCTCCTCGATGAGGTCCGTGGGCGAGAGCGTCGTCGTCACGCTTCCCCGACTGCGGCGAGCGCGGCGTCCACGCGAGCCTGCACCTCGTCGAGCGTCCCCGTGCCGTCAATCTCGACGGTCGGGACGTGCGCGCGGAGGGCCGCCTCGACGGGCGCCGTCTCCTCGTGGTAGACCTCCAGCCGGTGCTGGATCGCCTCCGGCTGGTCGTCCGAGCGGTGGACGAGCGTCGCCAAGTCCGTGTCGGCGGGCGGCGGGTTGAAGTCGAGGTGGTAGATCTCCCCCGTGGCGGGGTCGGTGCGGCGGCGCGAGAGGCGGTGCACGATCTGGTCGTCCGGGACCTCCAGACTGATCATGGCGTCGAGCGGCGCCTCGGCCTCGGCGAGGTGCTTCACCAGCCACTCGGCCTGAGGGACGGTGCGCGGAAACCCATCCAGGACGAAGTCGCGCGTGCCGATCTCCGCGAGCGTGTCTGCGACGATACCGCAGGTCACGTCGTCGGGCACGAGTTCACCGGCGGCCAGCAACTCCGTCACGCGGACGCCCAGGGGCGTCTTCTGGCGGATGGCGGCGCGGAACAGGTCCCCGGTCGAAAGATGGGTGAGGCCGTGGGCATGGGCGAGGCGCTTGGCCTGCGTCCCCTTGCCAGCCCCCGGCGGGCCGAAGAGTGCGAGTCGCATCGAAAGACGTTGGGAGAACGCGCAAGATACGGGGGCGGACCGATGCCCTGCCCGGCGTCTCGCGACGAGATCGGGCGGCCTAGTCGTCGTCCAGCGCCTCCCCGATCGTCGGCTCGCCCGTG from Rubrivirga sp. SAORIC476 encodes:
- a CDS encoding HPr family phosphocarrier protein produces the protein MLTREVTVRNKAGVHTRPASMIVREASRFEAEFFIRKDGYEINGKSIIGVMTLAAEQGATLDLLFEGADEAEAADALEALFERGFGEAM
- a CDS encoding polyprenyl synthetase family protein; this translates as MTTTLSPTDLIEEVNDALAGLDLPSEPEGLYAPVRYVLAGGGKRIRPVLVLLAAEAFGGDAARRRAMPAALGVEVFHNFTLVHDDIMDHSDTRRGRDTVHVRWDEPTAILAGDLMMGLAARLVVGTDGADARRLAEAHYRMVGLLCEGQTLDMGFETRDDVTVDEYLGMIDRKTGALLEHALELGAVIGGASDAEVDALRRAGLALGRAFQIQDDLLDLTADPDTWGKPIGGDLVEGKRTFLLLTARACAESADADWLAEVFEGGLDPVRVPAVRDRLDALGVLDAAAEAVDHYTEVGRAGLDVLPAGPASDALRTLALGLASRTL
- a CDS encoding adenylate kinase produces the protein MRLALFGPPGAGKGTQAKRLAHAHGLTHLSTGDLFRAAIRQKTPLGVRVTELLAAGELVPDDVTCGIVADTLAEIGTRDFVLDGFPRTVPQAEWLVKHLAEAEAPLDAMISLEVPDDQIVHRLSRRRTDPATGEIYHLDFNPPPADTDLATLVHRSDDQPEAIQHRLEVYHEETAPVEAALRAHVPTVEIDGTGTLDEVQARVDAALAAVGEA